The Methanomethylovorans hollandica DSM 15978 genome includes a region encoding these proteins:
- a CDS encoding class I tRNA ligase family protein: MLRLYNSMTQVLEVFIPHENGKVKMFTCGPSIYQPAHLGNYRTFLFEDILLRYLEFSGYNVERTLNFTDIEDKTIIEAKKNLTGIFTLTNSCAAKFFMDIADLEIKKPTYNPRSSTSVEMAVKIIERLLQNGHAYWHKGNVYFDIRSVKDFGKLSHLKSSDWPAKIRRFHRDTYPGNNWNIGDFILWHGHRTEEGLSWESPLGRGRPSWNIQDPAMLCDTLGPTVDIWCGGEDNIVRHHDYNIAVMESVTGKKLSSYWLHGAHLLVEGKKMSKSRGNVIYPENLLTNGYSGKEIRFFLIYGHYRERLNFTSKSMEQKAQRLRDLLVIIDKLKKTSPLKNLENNTASEIIKEMIPIFNSHMDNDLDVLSAFDSLEGAIVKLGYMQDQGKIGKRNIEDIMFSLAQINTVLKVL, encoded by the coding sequence TTGCTCAGATTGTACAATAGCATGACGCAGGTTCTTGAAGTATTTATACCACATGAGAATGGAAAAGTAAAGATGTTCACATGTGGTCCATCTATCTACCAGCCAGCACATCTGGGGAATTACCGTACATTTCTTTTTGAAGACATTCTTTTACGCTATCTGGAATTCTCCGGGTATAATGTGGAAAGGACTCTCAATTTCACAGATATCGAGGATAAGACTATAATTGAGGCAAAGAAGAACCTTACAGGTATTTTCACTCTTACTAACAGTTGTGCTGCCAAATTCTTTATGGATATTGCTGATCTTGAGATTAAAAAACCCACATACAATCCCAGATCTTCTACTTCAGTGGAGATGGCTGTAAAAATAATCGAAAGGTTACTGCAGAATGGACACGCTTATTGGCATAAAGGGAACGTTTATTTTGATATACGTTCCGTCAAAGATTTTGGAAAACTGAGCCATCTTAAAAGTTCTGACTGGCCTGCAAAGATAAGGCGTTTTCACAGAGACACCTATCCGGGTAATAACTGGAACATAGGTGATTTTATTCTCTGGCATGGGCATCGCACTGAAGAGGGTTTATCCTGGGAGTCACCTTTGGGAAGGGGCAGACCTTCGTGGAACATCCAGGACCCTGCAATGCTATGTGATACACTCGGTCCCACAGTTGATATCTGGTGTGGCGGTGAAGATAATATTGTAAGGCATCACGATTACAATATAGCGGTAATGGAATCCGTTACTGGAAAAAAACTTTCCAGTTACTGGTTGCACGGTGCCCATTTATTAGTTGAAGGAAAGAAAATGTCCAAGAGCAGGGGTAATGTCATTTATCCGGAAAACTTGCTTACAAATGGCTATTCCGGAAAAGAGATACGTTTTTTCCTTATATATGGTCATTATAGGGAGCGTTTGAACTTTACCTCAAAGTCTATGGAACAAAAGGCTCAGCGTTTAAGGGATCTTCTAGTGATCATAGACAAACTGAAGAAGACATCGCCACTTAAAAACCTGGAAAACAACACAGCCTCAGAAATAATAAAAGAAATGATTCCTATATTTAACAGCCACATGGATAATGATCTTGATGTGCTTTCGGCTTTTGACAGTCTGGAAGGTGCAATCGTAAAACTTGGTTATATGCAGGATCAAGGAAAGATAGGAAAAAGAAATATTGAAGATATCATGTTTTCTCTTGCACAGATCAATACAGTACTAAAAGTGTTGTGA
- a CDS encoding redox-regulated ATPase YchF, with translation MSMTIGLAGKPNSGKSTFFKASTLADVEIANYPFTTIHPNKGVTYVRVRCPCMERDHRCGNCVEGVRYVPIELIDVAGLVPGAHMGKGLGNTFLDDLRQAQAIIHVIDAAGCTDIEGNPIDIGCHDPVEDVEFLNHEITMWMVGILKRNWQKVSRKVQGENLKIERVLAEQLAGAGVEEPQVIESLLMTKLDHNISKWTDEEIIDLCDKIRMISKPMIIAANKADIAPVQNLEKLKEAGRFVVSTSAAAELALRSASKTGAIKYDLGESDFSIITQDLSPAQQKALDSIRSFLHKMHNTGIQECINKAVFELLDLIVVYPVEDEGKWTDKQGRMLPDAFLMKRGSNAHQLAFKVHSDIGEGFLYAVDAKTKMRLGEKHELENGSVVKIVSTAK, from the coding sequence ATGTCGATGACCATAGGACTTGCAGGAAAACCCAACTCAGGGAAATCCACTTTTTTCAAAGCTTCCACTCTTGCAGATGTGGAAATAGCAAATTACCCTTTTACCACCATTCATCCCAACAAGGGAGTCACTTATGTGAGGGTAAGATGTCCGTGCATGGAGCGAGATCACAGATGCGGTAACTGTGTTGAAGGAGTGCGCTATGTACCCATTGAACTCATAGATGTTGCTGGCCTTGTACCCGGCGCTCATATGGGCAAAGGTCTTGGAAATACTTTTCTGGATGATCTCAGGCAGGCTCAGGCAATCATACATGTAATAGATGCAGCAGGCTGCACAGATATAGAAGGAAACCCTATCGATATTGGATGTCATGATCCTGTTGAAGATGTGGAGTTCCTCAACCATGAGATCACAATGTGGATGGTAGGTATACTCAAACGTAATTGGCAAAAGGTATCCCGCAAGGTCCAGGGAGAGAACCTGAAGATCGAAAGAGTGTTAGCAGAACAACTAGCTGGTGCAGGGGTCGAGGAGCCACAGGTAATTGAATCTCTTCTTATGACAAAACTTGATCATAACATTAGCAAATGGACCGATGAAGAAATTATCGATCTGTGTGATAAGATAAGGATGATCAGCAAGCCAATGATCATTGCAGCCAATAAAGCTGATATTGCACCAGTTCAGAACTTAGAAAAATTAAAGGAGGCGGGAAGATTTGTTGTGTCTACAAGCGCGGCTGCCGAACTTGCCCTTAGGTCTGCTTCAAAGACCGGAGCTATCAAGTATGATCTTGGTGAAAGTGATTTCTCCATAATCACCCAGGACTTGAGCCCTGCCCAGCAGAAAGCTCTAGATAGCATTCGCAGCTTTCTGCATAAAATGCACAATACAGGTATTCAGGAATGCATTAACAAAGCGGTTTTCGAACTGCTTGATCTTATAGTTGTGTATCCAGTGGAAGATGAGGGGAAATGGACAGATAAACAAGGAAGGATGCTACCAGATGCATTTCTTATGAAAAGAGGGTCCAATGCCCATCAGCTTGCATTTAAGGTACATTCTGATATAGGCGAAGGTTTTCTGTATGCAGTGGATGCAAAAACAAAGATGAGGCTGGGGGAAAAACACGAACTTGAAAATGGCTCAGTGGTAAAGATCGTATCAACAGCAAAATAA
- a CDS encoding undecaprenyl diphosphate synthase family protein, with protein MYEKYILRDLSLNPDSVPGNLTLVISESDLLYENGMDKLGIYILWCLELHIKVISIYVDVLDTEENLRSAMMVSLLEPLSLLMEQLPKEIGFEIYNAAGESVKTRSGMNLMVYMAIDFGGRSEITKAVRTILEDVKMKKISPEQIDEKAIESHLMLKHEPDLVIRAGGKHLSDFMIWQSVYSELFFTDVNWSGFRKIDLLRILRDFRKRQRRYGK; from the coding sequence GTGTACGAAAAGTATATATTAAGAGATCTTTCCTTGAATCCCGATTCTGTTCCTGGAAACCTCACTCTGGTAATATCAGAAAGTGATCTACTTTATGAGAATGGAATGGACAAGTTAGGGATATATATTCTATGGTGTCTGGAGTTGCACATCAAAGTTATCAGCATATATGTGGATGTGCTGGACACCGAAGAAAACCTTCGGTCAGCAATGATGGTGAGTTTGTTGGAACCTCTTAGTTTGCTGATGGAGCAGCTTCCTAAAGAAATCGGCTTTGAGATATATAACGCTGCAGGCGAATCTGTTAAAACCAGAAGCGGTATGAATCTCATGGTGTACATGGCGATTGATTTTGGTGGCCGCAGTGAGATCACAAAGGCTGTACGAACCATACTTGAAGATGTGAAAATGAAGAAGATCTCTCCGGAACAAATTGATGAAAAGGCCATAGAATCTCATCTAATGTTGAAACATGAACCTGACCTTGTTATAAGGGCAGGAGGTAAGCATCTGTCAGATTTCATGATATGGCAGTCTGTCTACTCCGAACTTTTCTTCACGGATGTTAACTGGAGTGGTTTCAGGAAAATAGATCTGCTAAGGATTCTTCGGGATTTCAGGAAAAGACAGAGAAGGTATGGGAAGTGA
- the rimI gene encoding ribosomal protein S18-alanine N-acetyltransferase — translation MYIIREAQEKDILEIVAIEDLSFPVPWPDFLFRSNLENPGFIVYEDKKKIIGYAILGTFKSNAHLLSIAVHPTQRKHGIGSLLLQKCISIARYYGYKSMTLEVREKNLDGQRFYQANGFKEKESVEGYYLDDNAVRMQRKI, via the coding sequence ATGTATATTATACGTGAAGCTCAGGAGAAGGATATATTAGAAATAGTTGCTATAGAAGATCTGTCATTTCCTGTACCCTGGCCAGATTTTCTTTTCAGGTCTAATCTGGAAAATCCTGGTTTTATTGTATACGAAGACAAAAAGAAGATAATCGGGTATGCCATATTAGGCACATTCAAGAGCAACGCTCATCTGCTCAGTATTGCAGTACATCCCACACAAAGAAAACACGGAATCGGTTCATTATTATTGCAGAAGTGCATAAGCATTGCCCGATATTATGGATATAAGAGCATGACCCTAGAGGTAAGAGAAAAGAATTTAGATGGACAGAGATTCTACCAGGCAAATGGCTTCAAAGAAAAAGAGAGTGTTGAAGGTTATTATCTTGATGACAACGCTGTGAGAATGCAGCGCAAAATATGA
- a CDS encoding DUF5817 domain-containing protein: MYGVIVCNKCRMHAQIITVGTSRTVQCQRCGARLEVRKLQLISTSENRNEVVKNRTLMQAKLEANVPVNSIHAAVLNCQISQKNTINGNVYSYMPDDGRNVRSKDPVKIILDNISDQAEISLDELEEKCSVLGIEKDLIVKVITRLLETGDLYSPESGKVKKV, encoded by the coding sequence ATGTATGGGGTAATAGTATGTAATAAATGCAGGATGCACGCACAGATCATAACAGTGGGTACTTCCAGGACTGTGCAATGTCAGAGATGTGGTGCACGACTGGAGGTGAGGAAGCTGCAATTGATCAGCACTTCTGAGAATCGTAATGAAGTTGTCAAAAACCGGACTTTAATGCAGGCAAAGTTAGAGGCAAACGTTCCTGTTAATTCGATACATGCAGCAGTTCTTAACTGCCAGATATCTCAGAAAAATACTATTAATGGCAATGTATATTCATACATGCCGGATGATGGCAGAAATGTCCGTAGCAAAGATCCTGTTAAGATCATCCTTGACAATATTTCCGATCAGGCTGAAATAAGTCTAGATGAACTTGAAGAGAAATGTTCAGTACTTGGCATAGAAAAAGATCTGATTGTGAAGGTGATTACAAGGTTATTGGAAACCGGAGATCTGTATTCTCCTGAAAGCGGAAAGGTTAAAAAAGTATGA
- a CDS encoding ATP-binding protein produces MADITLDIIELLLTTHIFNKYSELEINDLPKNIRKNYWSREKRTVPRPILVSSSDVEKLFEVKEFKGEVRSLPFIDFNERDFRIRLTAFEVAAEWFEKREGALEKIAHNPCLAYYYEKKKLEGANYADARSKIGPKEVDREWIESLINAIAAEEGGDDMLKLVQIKAPEDIVQPLRDLVLSKEQEAEVEKIVKAIQYRDYLNKIGLYDIGKILMVGPPGTGKTSVARAMSERLAIPFVEVKLSMITDQYLGETAKNIDRVFALAKRLNPCILFIDEFDFVAKTRTSDEHAALKRAVNTLLKAIDDISLTRDGVLLMAATNHPRMLDSAAWRRFDEIMNFPLPDEEMRKHILDIITKPIPGEFDNFEIAALTEGYSGSDLRMVIRESVLTALVEERTELTQQDMLNAVDAFNERAVIKTDEYSDQV; encoded by the coding sequence ATGGCAGATATAACCCTTGATATAATTGAGCTTTTGCTTACCACTCATATATTCAATAAATATTCTGAATTGGAAATAAATGATCTTCCAAAAAATATACGGAAGAATTACTGGAGCCGGGAAAAAAGGACAGTCCCGAGGCCGATATTAGTATCAAGTTCGGATGTCGAGAAGCTTTTTGAGGTAAAGGAGTTCAAGGGAGAGGTAAGATCACTGCCTTTCATAGATTTCAATGAACGCGATTTTCGCATTCGTCTCACGGCTTTTGAGGTAGCTGCAGAATGGTTCGAGAAAAGGGAAGGGGCACTTGAAAAAATAGCACATAACCCATGTCTGGCATACTACTACGAGAAGAAGAAATTAGAGGGTGCAAATTATGCTGACGCCCGCAGCAAGATAGGGCCAAAGGAAGTTGACAGAGAGTGGATAGAGTCTCTGATAAATGCCATTGCTGCTGAGGAAGGGGGCGATGATATGCTTAAACTTGTCCAGATCAAGGCTCCTGAGGATATTGTTCAGCCTTTGAGAGACCTTGTCCTCTCAAAAGAACAGGAGGCAGAGGTGGAGAAGATAGTAAAGGCCATTCAATATAGGGATTACCTCAATAAAATAGGTCTTTATGATATAGGAAAGATCCTCATGGTGGGCCCACCGGGTACTGGCAAGACCAGTGTTGCAAGGGCAATGTCAGAACGCCTTGCAATACCCTTTGTTGAGGTCAAGCTCTCTATGATCACTGATCAGTATCTCGGAGAAACAGCAAAGAACATAGACAGAGTGTTCGCCCTTGCAAAAAGGTTGAATCCTTGCATCCTTTTTATAGATGAATTTGATTTTGTAGCCAAGACAAGAACATCTGATGAGCATGCAGCTTTGAAGAGAGCTGTAAATACTTTACTCAAGGCCATAGATGATATAAGCCTCACAAGGGATGGAGTGTTGCTTATGGCAGCTACGAACCACCCAAGAATGCTAGATTCTGCAGCCTGGAGAAGATTTGATGAGATCATGAATTTCCCGCTGCCAGACGAGGAAATGAGAAAACACATCCTTGATATCATCACCAAACCTATACCAGGTGAATTTGACAACTTTGAAATAGCAGCTCTCACTGAAGGATACAGCGGATCTGATCTGAGGATGGTCATAAGAGAAAGCGTACTCACTGCCCTTGTCGAGGAAAGGACTGAACTAACCCAGCAAGATATGCTCAATGCTGTCGATGCTTTTAATGAAAGGGCCGTTATAAAAACAGACGAATATTCCGATCAGGTCTAA
- a CDS encoding MBL fold metallo-hydrolase, whose product MKITLLGTGDAPGTPVIGCTCPTCIDAQNGGRSKRTRFSILVESQNGKVLVDTGPDLRSQLLVNGVHHVDGVIWTHTHYDHFAGFAEFHRVQYNVDVYGIKETLNYILEYLHYMHPRHHEVKMYSPFLLIGLEFTLFEVVHPPAKRPVGVMIKEGNKKVVITGDTQRNISGRSLELIENPDLLIADAIVPPTVEVKKHMNSEEALDLARSIGAKRVVFTHLSHYFAPHEIASKELPLGFDGMEINV is encoded by the coding sequence ATGAAGATCACTCTTCTGGGAACAGGTGATGCTCCCGGCACTCCTGTAATAGGATGCACATGCCCGACCTGCATTGATGCTCAAAACGGTGGGCGCAGCAAGAGAACAAGGTTTTCTATACTCGTAGAGTCGCAAAACGGAAAGGTGCTTGTGGATACAGGTCCTGACCTACGTTCTCAGCTACTTGTTAATGGTGTACACCATGTCGATGGTGTGATCTGGACACATACACATTATGATCATTTTGCAGGTTTTGCTGAATTCCACAGGGTGCAGTACAACGTTGATGTCTATGGAATAAAAGAAACCCTGAATTACATTCTGGAATATCTGCATTATATGCACCCCAGGCACCATGAGGTAAAGATGTACAGTCCTTTTTTGCTTATAGGTCTGGAATTCACACTTTTTGAAGTGGTGCATCCTCCCGCTAAAAGACCCGTTGGAGTAATGATCAAAGAAGGTAACAAAAAAGTAGTTATTACTGGGGACACACAGCGCAATATATCTGGCAGAAGCCTTGAGCTTATAGAGAACCCGGACCTTCTCATAGCCGATGCAATAGTGCCACCTACTGTGGAAGTGAAAAAGCACATGAATTCGGAAGAGGCTTTGGACCTGGCCAGGTCAATTGGTGCAAAAAGAGTTGTTTTTACTCATCTGAGCCACTATTTTGCACCACATGAAATAGCCTCTAAAGAATTGCCTCTGGGGTTCGATGGAATGGAAATAAACGTATAG
- a CDS encoding ABC transporter permease yields the protein MSYMQYFQIPELNRRLLKVWLRNKDVFMKNVKLNFLPPFLEPILYLLAMGLGLGTFVDEINGMSYAQFIAPALIAVSVMYASFFECTYGSYVRMYYQKTFDAIIATPLIIEDVIAGELLWGATRSTINAFVMVPVIAAFGLIDLKYALLIIPFAFLGGLLFACIAMCFTAMTPNIMALNYPALLFITPMFLFSGTFFPLEVLPEPIQYLALAFLPLTHIVRVIRTLAYGSLELSLLSDVVWILLASILFFILSMNLMKKKLIV from the coding sequence ATGTCCTATATGCAATATTTCCAAATTCCCGAACTGAACAGAAGGCTATTAAAGGTCTGGTTAAGGAACAAGGATGTTTTCATGAAGAACGTTAAACTTAATTTTCTGCCACCTTTCTTAGAACCCATACTATACCTGCTGGCAATGGGACTCGGACTTGGGACATTTGTGGATGAGATAAATGGTATGTCCTATGCACAATTTATAGCCCCAGCCCTCATAGCAGTTTCTGTCATGTATGCGTCTTTCTTTGAGTGCACCTATGGTTCTTATGTGAGAATGTATTACCAAAAGACATTCGATGCTATCATAGCTACTCCCCTCATTATAGAGGATGTCATCGCAGGTGAGTTGTTGTGGGGAGCCACACGCAGTACGATAAATGCCTTTGTAATGGTACCTGTGATCGCAGCCTTTGGTCTGATCGATCTAAAATATGCACTTTTAATTATTCCTTTTGCATTCCTAGGAGGATTGCTGTTTGCCTGCATAGCCATGTGTTTTACCGCAATGACGCCGAACATCATGGCTCTGAATTATCCTGCACTGCTATTCATTACACCTATGTTCCTGTTTAGCGGAACATTTTTCCCCCTGGAAGTACTGCCTGAGCCAATCCAATACCTTGCTTTGGCCTTCTTACCACTCACACATATAGTAAGGGTCATAAGGACACTTGCCTATGGTTCTTTAGAATTATCTCTGCTGTCAGACGTGGTATGGATATTGCTGGCATCTATACTTTTTTTTATACTTTCCATGAATCTCATGAAGAAAAAACTCATAGTTTGA
- a CDS encoding ABC transporter ATP-binding protein, translating into MVTINTIIQAEGLFKRYSKLTAVDGVSFQVKEGEMFGFLGPNGAGKTTTMKMIQCVSPKTSGKLEVFGMDVSAHQREIKKYMGIVPQENNLDPDFTVYENLRNYSRYFDIPPIEADKRIEELLDFVQLRDKKNSMPESLSGGMKRRLVLARALLNKPSLIILDEPTVGLDPQARHLIWDKLRFLKKSGVTIVLTTHYLDEAEKLCDRLVVMDYGKIIVEGEPGQIINDHIGSGVVEVNNHSEIVECLQKSDSSYEVMGDIIVIYTNDPTHITDQLSKECSLDKMTTRKATLEDVFLKLTGRKLRE; encoded by the coding sequence ATGGTGACCATAAATACTATAATCCAGGCAGAGGGTCTCTTCAAAAGATACAGTAAACTCACAGCCGTTGATGGAGTAAGTTTTCAGGTGAAAGAGGGGGAAATGTTCGGATTTTTAGGTCCCAATGGTGCAGGAAAGACTACCACTATGAAAATGATCCAGTGTGTTTCACCCAAAACATCTGGCAAGCTTGAAGTTTTTGGTATGGACGTATCTGCCCATCAACGAGAGATAAAAAAATACATGGGAATCGTACCCCAGGAGAACAATCTGGACCCTGATTTTACTGTGTATGAAAACCTCAGGAATTACTCCCGATACTTTGATATTCCTCCAATAGAAGCAGATAAACGTATTGAAGAGCTCCTGGATTTCGTGCAGCTTCGTGACAAAAAGAACTCGATGCCAGAATCCCTGTCAGGGGGCATGAAACGCCGTCTTGTGCTTGCCAGGGCACTCTTGAACAAACCTAGCTTGATAATACTTGATGAACCTACTGTGGGGCTTGATCCTCAGGCGAGGCATCTAATATGGGATAAACTACGCTTTCTGAAAAAAAGTGGGGTCACCATTGTGCTTACAACCCATTATCTGGATGAAGCAGAAAAATTATGTGACAGGCTTGTTGTAATGGACTATGGGAAAATAATCGTAGAAGGCGAGCCTGGCCAGATAATAAATGATCACATAGGCAGTGGTGTGGTGGAAGTTAACAACCATTCGGAAATTGTAGAGTGCCTGCAAAAAAGTGATTCCAGCTATGAAGTTATGGGAGATATCATAGTGATATATACAAATGACCCAACACATATCACAGACCAGCTCAGTAAGGAATGCTCTTTGGATAAAATGACCACACGAAAGGCAACCCTTGAAGATGTGTTCCTTAAACTCACAGGCAGAAAACTGAGGGAGTGA
- a CDS encoding fasciclin domain-containing protein codes for MAQLQNIIRTAQEKRSFQTLLKAAEILGLIDKYSNTGPFTVFAPVESAFEVIPEEVIEEAFADIPYLMGIINYHIVEGKYVLQDLQNIDFLKTISGKELRIKHNGTIVVDTANIIEPDIECSNGVIHAISDILVP; via the coding sequence ATGGCACAACTACAGAACATAATACGGACAGCACAAGAAAAAAGGTCTTTTCAGACCCTCCTTAAAGCCGCAGAGATACTGGGTCTAATTGATAAATACAGCAATACAGGTCCTTTTACTGTGTTCGCACCAGTGGAGTCGGCCTTTGAGGTGATACCTGAAGAGGTCATAGAGGAGGCATTTGCTGATATTCCCTATTTGATGGGGATCATAAATTATCATATAGTTGAAGGCAAATATGTGTTGCAGGATCTTCAGAACATTGATTTCCTCAAAACTATAAGTGGTAAAGAACTGAGAATAAAACATAATGGTACTATTGTGGTCGATACCGCCAATATAATAGAGCCAGATATTGAATGCAGTAATGGTGTCATCCATGCTATAAGTGATATCCTGGTTCCATAA
- the ribB gene encoding 3,4-dihydroxy-2-butanone-4-phosphate synthase encodes MTVMTGRQGYSKNILKAVDAIRQGKMFLLFDAEGREAETDLTILAQAIKPEDVKLMRKDGGGLICVALDPVACEEMGLPFMADVIRSANEYSTTLGTTVEKGGDLRYDSRSSFSIWVNHRDTRTGIPDNDRAITIKKLGDMVEQVLAGNKVNFGSEFRTPGHVATLRAAKGLIDERLGQTELSIALARIANVTPSMVVCEMLDDNTGRALSKEDAIAYAEEHGMVFVEGSEVIEAYNIWTTNIQIS; translated from the coding sequence ATGACAGTTATGACAGGCAGGCAAGGATACAGCAAGAACATACTAAAGGCTGTAGATGCCATAAGGCAGGGTAAGATGTTCCTACTTTTTGATGCAGAGGGCAGGGAAGCCGAAACGGACCTCACTATTCTTGCACAGGCTATTAAGCCTGAAGATGTGAAGCTGATGCGTAAAGACGGAGGCGGCCTGATATGTGTGGCCTTAGATCCCGTAGCTTGTGAAGAAATGGGCTTGCCTTTTATGGCAGATGTAATCCGTTCTGCAAATGAGTATAGCACTACTCTTGGAACTACCGTGGAAAAGGGAGGAGACCTTCGATATGATTCACGTTCTTCGTTCTCTATCTGGGTAAACCACAGAGATACTCGCACGGGTATCCCGGATAATGATAGAGCGATCACCATAAAAAAATTAGGAGATATGGTAGAGCAAGTACTTGCAGGCAATAAAGTGAACTTTGGTTCTGAGTTCCGTACCCCTGGTCATGTGGCAACCCTTCGCGCAGCAAAAGGACTGATAGATGAAAGACTTGGCCAGACCGAACTCTCCATTGCACTTGCCAGGATAGCCAATGTCACACCATCCATGGTGGTGTGCGAGATGCTGGACGATAACACAGGCAGAGCTTTGTCTAAAGAGGATGCTATAGCCTACGCAGAGGAACATGGAATGGTCTTTGTCGAAGGTTCTGAGGTCATAGAGGCATACAATATCTGGACCACAAACATACAGATATCATAG
- a CDS encoding winged helix-turn-helix domain-containing protein/riboflavin kinase: MYVAEPLKKLALLGATKNLIKISSAEFAQYTTTSSKTAARLLKKLEDDRYIERRLVPGGQKIILTCNGIELLRKEYDEYQRIFCGDGEDIELYGQVVAGLGEGQYYISQNSYMLQFSEKLGFQPFPGTLNIKLNENSVSILQRMDCIQPVCIQGFNDAERTFGAGKCYPIKIDGVKSAIIVPERTHYPTNLLEIIAPVNLREKLHLKDGDEVKIVVEKKDKREG, from the coding sequence ATGTATGTTGCAGAACCTTTAAAGAAATTGGCACTTCTTGGTGCTACTAAAAATCTTATAAAGATATCTTCAGCTGAGTTCGCACAATACACTACCACCAGTTCCAAAACGGCAGCAAGGTTGCTCAAAAAGCTCGAAGATGATAGATATATTGAACGCCGACTTGTCCCTGGAGGACAGAAGATCATACTCACGTGCAATGGAATAGAACTGTTGCGGAAGGAATATGACGAATATCAGCGTATCTTCTGTGGTGATGGCGAAGATATCGAGCTATATGGACAGGTGGTAGCAGGCCTGGGAGAGGGACAGTACTACATCTCACAAAATAGCTACATGTTGCAATTTTCTGAAAAACTGGGTTTCCAACCGTTTCCCGGAACTCTGAATATAAAACTCAATGAGAATAGTGTTTCAATTCTCCAGCGAATGGATTGCATACAACCTGTCTGCATACAGGGTTTCAATGACGCAGAGCGTACCTTTGGTGCAGGGAAATGTTATCCTATCAAAATAGATGGGGTGAAGAGCGCTATCATTGTCCCGGAAAGAACACATTATCCAACTAATCTGCTGGAGATAATAGCTCCCGTAAACCTTCGGGAGAAGCTTCATTTGAAAGATGGGGACGAAGTGAAAATAGTAGTAGAGAAAAAAGACAAACGTGAGGGATAA
- a CDS encoding peptidylprolyl isomerase yields the protein MKKAIIETEKGNIVLELFEKDAPKTVANFEKLIKQGFYDGLTFHRVIPNFVIQGGCPKGDGTGGPGYTIKCETKGNPRKHGKGAISMAHAGKDTGGSQFFITHSPQPHLDGVHTVFGQVIEGMDVVNKIKPKDVMKKVTISEE from the coding sequence ATGAAGAAAGCTATCATTGAGACCGAGAAAGGTAATATCGTACTGGAACTGTTCGAAAAGGATGCCCCTAAAACTGTGGCAAACTTTGAAAAGCTCATAAAACAGGGGTTCTATGACGGATTGACATTCCACAGGGTTATCCCTAACTTCGTCATCCAGGGAGGATGCCCAAAAGGAGATGGCACAGGTGGCCCCGGTTACACTATCAAATGCGAGACAAAAGGCAATCCCCGCAAACATGGCAAAGGAGCTATTTCAATGGCACATGCCGGTAAGGACACAGGTGGCAGCCAGTTCTTTATCACTCACTCGCCCCAGCCTCACCTTGATGGAGTTCATACAGTATTTGGTCAGGTAATTGAGGGCATGGACGTAGTCAATAAAATAAAACCAAAAGATGTGATGAAAAAGGTCACTATTTCTGAAGAATAA